The DNA region CGTTGGCCCGCCAGGTCGAAGCGCTGATTTGCAGCCCGCCGTAGAAGCCGTTTCCGGTGTCGGCCGCCCAGTTGCCGCCCGATTCGCACTGCGCGATGGCGTCCCAATCGACGGGAGACGAGAGTGCCGCGCTGCTGCTCGCGCCGAGCGCGACGGCTGCGAGCAGCAGGACGACGCGCATTCTTCTCCCCATCGGCTTCATGGGGTTCTGATGCGGTTTCATAGGATTCTGATCCCGCTGGTCAGCCATTGGCCCCCGGTTTTTTCCAGGTCGAGGCTCAGGCGAACCCGGTCTTGTCTCGGTTCGGGCGAGTCGCTGTTGCGCACTGATTCGTTCACGAGCAGTTCGATGGTGGCCTTGTCGACGTCCGAAGAAATGAGCGCCACCTCTTCTATGGACCCGCTCGCCGAGACTTTTTTCTCGATGAGCTGCTTGCGCAGTTCGGCGGCTTGGGCCGAATGCGCGTCGTTGAACTCTTTCGTCGAGTTTTTGTAGAGTTCGGAGAAGTTGTTGTCGACCGTCTCGGCGTTGATGTTGGACAGGACGAGGACGTAGCTCTTCGCCGCTCGGACGGCTTGGGCCCCGGCGACTTCGCGCTGGTAGCTCTCGAACGCCTGCCATCCCAGCCAGCCGGCTGCGATTGCCGCCCCCGCGACGAACAGCCAGATGAGGCGGACGCGCACATGCCGCTGATGCCATCGCTCCCGTAGGGCGTGCGGCGGCTGGCCGGCCTGCTCCGCGCCCGTGTCTATCGCGTCTGGGGGTGGTGCTGCGTTCTCCACGGCGGTTTGTCCGTTCTGTTCGTGCGGGATCGTGCGGCGCTGTGCGCGTGTCGATAAATTAGTTTCTGGCACACAACATATATGCCACTGTGATTGCCCGTCCCATCCGCCCTCGGCGTGCCGTGTTTCGGGTCGTGCCGGGGCGGTCCAGCCCGGCTTTGCCCGTAGGCTGCACATGTGCCACGACGCAAGCCGAACGCGGAACCCAGGAAGGGGCGCGCGCCCGCCCCACGGCCTGGGCCGCCGAGCTTTCGGTTCGCCACTTCGGAGGCCGGACCGGACGGCGAGGAGGAGTACGTCGTGGTCGCCGTGCCCGGCGCGAAGGCCGTCAAGGCGTACCGCTGTCCTGGGTGCGACCACGAGATCGGCGTGGGGGAGCCGCACGTCGTCGCCTGGCCCGCGTTCGACGCCTCGGCGGGGGAGCGGCGGCATTGGCATCGCAGTTGTTGGCAGGCGCGGGGTCGGCGCGCTCCGTCCCGGCGCCGTTGAAGACCTGCCCCGAAAGCCTGCCGCCGTCGGCCGCGGTCTGATTGGCCTCGTCGGCGCCGGTCGGCGTAGGCTGGTCCTGGTATCGAATCGCAGATGAAAGGTTCCAGGATGGCCGGCTCAGTGATCGTTGGTGGCGCGCGCACGCCGTTCGCGCGCCTGCTCGGCAACTTGAAGGCGCTCACCGCGCCGCAGCTCGGCGCGGCGGCGATCGCTGGCGCGCTCGAGCGCGGCGGTGTGCCCGCCGACGCGGTGGAGCTTGTCATCATGGG from Segniliparus rotundus DSM 44985 includes:
- a CDS encoding transglycosylase family protein translates to MKPHQNPMKPMGRRMRVVLLLAAVALGASSSAALSSPVDWDAIAQCESGGNWAADTGNGFYGGLQISASTWRANGGVGSPAAASPQEQIAVADRIMAAQGPSAWPKCAMSTGNAAVGSIPNILTQLEKALPVRPCWIPLRCY